One Streptosporangium sp. NBC_01495 DNA window includes the following coding sequences:
- a CDS encoding anti-sigma-D factor RsdA: MTTVHPRRPARRYGPDEDPAVAETDELVEALSGRTPVSTSDAAVALLAALIDDVDQRCSSVSITPST; the protein is encoded by the coding sequence ATGACAACGGTTCACCCGCGACGTCCGGCTCGGAGATACGGGCCGGACGAGGACCCGGCGGTAGCCGAGACCGACGAACTCGTGGAGGCGCTCTCGGGCAGGACGCCCGTCTCCACCTCAGACGCCGCGGTCGCCCTGCTGGCGGCCCTGATCGACGACGTGGATCAGCGGTGTTCCTCGGTGTCGATCACGCCGTCCACGTAA
- a CDS encoding class I SAM-dependent methyltransferase, whose protein sequence is MNLDAFLELLTPRGQEALGAAAETAADDPVAAVTRLRKIYDADLTSAALTQATLRLRAREKFGADADLMYFTRTGLEQATRREVADHRARRVPAGSRVADVCCGIGGDLLALARAGCSVEAVDTDPLTAAVARANADALGFGDRVSVRAADASTLDPAAFDVLFADPARRTARGRTFDPMGYSPPWPAVLEMVARAGAACLKVAPGIPYEFVPEGAEAEWVSYKGDVKEAVIWCGTLAGETARRATILPSGATMTPDPALGDPDTGPAGRYIYEPDGAAIRAHLVAEIAAAVGGRLLDPQIAYITSDAATPTPWASRYEVHETLPFSLKRLRAALRERGAGNVTIKKRGSAVDVDRLRKDLRLSGGESAVVILTRIGDRPFAFVCSPS, encoded by the coding sequence GTGAATCTCGACGCATTCCTGGAACTCCTGACCCCGCGCGGCCAGGAGGCCCTGGGCGCGGCGGCCGAGACCGCCGCCGACGACCCGGTGGCGGCGGTCACGAGGTTAAGGAAGATCTACGATGCGGACCTGACCTCCGCGGCGCTCACGCAGGCCACGCTCCGGCTGCGCGCGAGGGAGAAGTTCGGGGCCGACGCCGATCTCATGTACTTCACCCGGACCGGCCTGGAGCAGGCCACCCGCCGCGAGGTCGCCGACCACAGGGCGCGGCGCGTCCCCGCGGGCTCGCGGGTCGCCGACGTCTGCTGCGGCATCGGCGGCGACCTCCTCGCCCTGGCCAGGGCCGGGTGCTCCGTCGAGGCCGTCGACACCGACCCGCTCACCGCCGCGGTCGCCCGGGCCAACGCGGACGCCCTGGGCTTCGGCGACCGGGTCTCGGTCCGTGCCGCCGACGCCTCCACCCTGGACCCGGCCGCCTTCGACGTCCTGTTCGCCGACCCCGCGCGCCGTACGGCGCGGGGCAGGACCTTCGACCCGATGGGGTACTCACCGCCCTGGCCCGCCGTGCTGGAGATGGTGGCCCGAGCCGGGGCCGCCTGTCTGAAGGTCGCCCCCGGGATCCCGTACGAGTTCGTCCCCGAGGGCGCGGAGGCCGAGTGGGTCTCGTACAAGGGCGACGTCAAGGAGGCCGTGATCTGGTGCGGCACGCTGGCGGGCGAGACGGCGCGCAGGGCCACGATCCTGCCGTCCGGGGCCACGATGACGCCCGACCCCGCCCTCGGCGATCCCGACACCGGCCCCGCGGGCCGCTACATCTACGAGCCGGACGGCGCGGCGATCCGCGCCCACCTGGTCGCGGAGATCGCCGCGGCGGTCGGCGGGCGCCTGCTCGACCCGCAGATCGCCTACATCACCAGCGACGCCGCGACGCCGACGCCGTGGGCGTCGCGGTACGAGGTCCACGAAACGCTGCCGTTCTCGCTCAAGCGGCTACGGGCGGCGCTCCGCGAGCGCGGCGCGGGCAATGTAACGATCAAGAAGCGCGGTTCCGCGGTGGACGTCGACCGCCTCAGGAAAGACCTCCGGCTTTCCGGCGGCGAATCCGCGGTGGTCATTCTCACCCGAATCGGCGACCGGCCATTCGCCTTCGTGTGCAGCCCCAGCTGA
- the groES gene encoding co-chaperone GroES — translation MTTATKVPVKPLGDRIVVQPLEAEQTTASGLVIPDTAKEKPQEGKVLAVGPGNWDEEGEKRIPLDVSEGDVVLYSKYGGTEVKYNGEEYLVLSARDVLAIIEK, via the coding sequence GTGACGACCGCCACCAAGGTTCCCGTTAAGCCGCTCGGCGACCGCATTGTGGTCCAGCCGCTTGAGGCCGAGCAGACCACCGCTTCCGGTCTGGTCATCCCGGACACCGCCAAGGAGAAGCCGCAAGAGGGCAAGGTCCTCGCGGTGGGTCCCGGCAACTGGGATGAGGAAGGCGAGAAGCGGATTCCGCTCGACGTCAGCGAGGGCGACGTGGTCCTCTACAGCAAGTACGGCGGCACCGAGGTGAAGTACAACGGCGAGGAGTATCTCGTGCTCTCCGCTCGTGACGTGCTCGCCATCATCGAGAAGTAA
- a CDS encoding DUF5319 family protein → MLDDVPRDPFADDPDDPAAALGDPDDPEPLTTDERDEAMTDLADVEVFRSLLEPQGVLGLVLDCPECGEQHYFDWELLRGNLRQMIENGKPQVHEPAYQPNPTDYVSWEYARGYVDGVIDTEEHR, encoded by the coding sequence GTGCTCGACGATGTCCCTCGCGACCCGTTCGCGGATGACCCCGACGACCCGGCGGCGGCGCTGGGCGATCCTGACGATCCCGAGCCGCTGACGACGGACGAGCGTGACGAGGCCATGACCGACCTCGCCGACGTGGAGGTCTTCCGCTCATTGCTGGAGCCCCAGGGTGTGCTCGGCCTGGTGCTCGACTGCCCCGAATGCGGGGAGCAGCACTACTTCGACTGGGAGCTGCTGCGCGGCAACCTGCGCCAGATGATCGAGAACGGTAAGCCCCAGGTGCACGAGCCCGCCTACCAGCCCAACCCCACCGACTACGTGAGCTGGGAATACGCCCGTGGTTACGTGGACGGCGTGATCGACACCGAGGAACACCGCTGA
- a CDS encoding sigma-70 family RNA polymerase sigma factor has translation MPNVTEGCVADAKNGVRLATRSDGVAHRDDLKDLTSLAVQGDRTAIESLIAQLRPMVVRYCRGRLGRVSGQYHIADDVAQEVCIAVLSALPRYRDMGRPFASFVFGIASHKVADALRSSVRSAVPTQDLPDGPDEGPGPEETVVRYIEAEHARRLLSRLPDNQRELLMLRVVSGLSAEETGNVLGMSPGAVRVAQHRALARLRAMAELESIA, from the coding sequence ATGCCTAACGTGACCGAGGGATGCGTCGCCGACGCCAAAAATGGGGTGAGGCTTGCGACGAGGTCTGATGGGGTCGCCCATAGGGATGATCTCAAGGATCTGACGAGCCTCGCCGTTCAGGGGGATCGCACCGCGATCGAATCTCTGATCGCGCAACTGCGGCCGATGGTCGTCCGATATTGCCGTGGTCGTCTGGGCCGGGTTTCCGGTCAGTATCACATCGCGGACGACGTGGCCCAGGAAGTATGCATAGCGGTGCTGTCCGCACTGCCCCGCTACCGTGACATGGGACGCCCGTTCGCGTCCTTCGTCTTCGGCATCGCGTCTCACAAGGTGGCCGACGCGCTGCGCAGCTCCGTACGATCCGCCGTGCCCACTCAGGACCTTCCTGACGGGCCCGACGAGGGTCCGGGGCCGGAGGAGACCGTGGTGCGTTACATCGAGGCCGAACACGCCCGCCGGCTGCTGTCGAGGCTGCCGGACAACCAGCGCGAGCTACTCATGCTTCGAGTGGTGTCGGGCCTTTCCGCCGAGGAGACCGGTAATGTACTTGGCATGTCACCAGGTGCGGTTCGTGTGGCCCAGCACAGGGCGCTGGCCCGGCTACGAGCGATGGCGGAGCTGGAGTCGATAGCTTGA
- a CDS encoding helix-turn-helix transcriptional regulator, with the protein MRTDTPALPDPLETLGLTPAQTALYNAVLRLHRATCSELAQATNGSPDLLGRELATLVRLGVVDEQGGEYLARHPAAALGHLIAERLDRLAAESRRIDTVLGSIRGFIHQYDAGRDYQTGQFPVDLVGGADELYESVIGMAVQAPPLKLLSSIPDRRTMSDFAHRYADQWIGAQRAGLLSCRVAIPVHTLEIPGLRDKLDQFEQAGAEVRTLDTVPSWFLVAGDDAAGMPAQWGGALAENAYNFHLVRAPVVVAALRSLFEELWARAARLPWTYRDDGVVRVLRLAGQGVPDEMIARQLGVSVRTVRARFADAMAELGAQSRFQAGVEASRRGWLV; encoded by the coding sequence ATGCGCACCGACACCCCCGCACTGCCCGATCCGCTGGAGACCCTGGGGCTCACCCCGGCCCAGACGGCCCTCTACAACGCGGTCCTGCGCCTGCACCGCGCCACCTGCTCCGAACTCGCCCAGGCCACCAACGGCTCGCCCGATCTGCTCGGCCGCGAGCTGGCCACCCTGGTACGCCTGGGAGTGGTCGACGAGCAGGGGGGTGAATACCTCGCCCGCCACCCGGCCGCGGCCCTCGGCCATCTGATCGCGGAAAGGCTGGACCGGCTGGCCGCCGAGAGCCGCAGGATCGACACCGTGCTCGGCTCGATCCGCGGTTTCATCCACCAGTACGACGCCGGGCGCGACTACCAGACCGGCCAGTTCCCCGTGGACCTGGTCGGAGGGGCCGACGAGCTCTACGAGAGCGTGATCGGCATGGCGGTCCAGGCCCCGCCGCTGAAGCTGCTGTCGAGCATCCCCGACAGGCGGACGATGAGCGACTTCGCGCACCGCTACGCCGACCAGTGGATCGGGGCCCAGCGCGCCGGCCTGCTCTCCTGCCGGGTCGCCATCCCGGTCCACACCCTGGAGATCCCCGGTCTGCGCGACAAGCTGGACCAGTTCGAGCAGGCCGGGGCCGAGGTGCGCACCCTCGACACGGTGCCGAGCTGGTTCCTCGTCGCGGGGGACGACGCCGCGGGCATGCCCGCCCAGTGGGGCGGCGCGCTGGCCGAGAACGCCTACAACTTCCACCTGGTCAGGGCTCCCGTCGTGGTGGCCGCGCTGCGCTCGCTCTTCGAGGAGCTGTGGGCCCGCGCGGCCCGCCTGCCCTGGACCTACCGCGACGACGGGGTGGTCCGGGTGCTGCGACTGGCCGGCCAGGGCGTCCCCGACGAGATGATCGCCCGGCAGCTGGGCGTCTCGGTCCGCACGGTGCGCGCCAGGTTCGCCGACGCCATGGCCGAGCTGGGGGCGCAGTCGCGGTTCCAGGCGGGGGTGGAGGCCTCCCGGCGCGGCTGGCTCGTCTAG
- the guaB gene encoding IMP dehydrogenase: MAKFTEPGLTFDDVLLVPAYSDLQPGQADTTTRLSRGITLRIPLVSAAMDTVTEARMAVAMARQGGIGVLHRNLSIEDQAQQADLVKRSEAGMVTNPVTCSPDETLADVERLCATYRISGVPVTDETGVLVGIVTNRDMRFETDENRTVREVMTPMPLVTAPVGVSTDDAFALLKQNKIEKLPLVDAGGRLRGLITVKDFTKSEQYPLATKDADGRLVVGAAVGVGGDAEKRAIALIEAGVDVIVVDVAHGHSKGLADMIAKIKSNSRVDVIGGNIATRAGAQMLVDAGVDAVKVGVGPGSICTTRVVAGVGAPQVTAIHEASLAAGPAGVPVIGDGGLQYSGDIVKAIAAGADTVMLGSLLAGCEESPGELIFINGKQFKSYRGMGSLGAVRNRERGGASFSKDRYAQGDVGNEDKFIPEGIEGQVPYRGPVAAVAHQLIGGLRQGMWYAGCRTVTDMHVRCELMPITAAGLKESHPHDIQMTVEAPNYHGR; encoded by the coding sequence ATGGCCAAGTTCACCGAGCCGGGGCTCACGTTCGACGACGTGCTTCTTGTTCCCGCGTATTCGGACCTGCAGCCGGGGCAGGCCGACACCACCACGCGGCTGTCTCGGGGCATCACCCTGCGGATCCCGCTGGTCTCGGCGGCGATGGACACGGTGACCGAGGCCCGCATGGCGGTGGCGATGGCACGCCAGGGCGGCATCGGCGTCCTGCACCGCAACCTGTCGATCGAGGACCAGGCCCAGCAGGCCGACCTCGTCAAGCGTTCCGAGGCCGGGATGGTCACCAACCCGGTCACCTGCTCCCCGGACGAGACGCTTGCCGACGTCGAGCGCCTCTGCGCGACGTACCGGATCTCCGGCGTCCCGGTGACCGACGAGACCGGGGTGCTCGTCGGCATCGTCACCAACCGCGACATGCGCTTCGAGACCGACGAGAACCGCACGGTACGCGAGGTCATGACCCCGATGCCGCTGGTCACCGCGCCGGTTGGGGTCTCCACCGACGACGCGTTCGCGCTGCTCAAGCAGAACAAGATCGAGAAGCTCCCGCTGGTCGACGCCGGGGGCCGGCTGCGCGGGCTCATCACCGTCAAGGACTTCACCAAGAGCGAGCAATATCCCCTCGCCACCAAGGACGCCGACGGCCGGCTCGTCGTGGGGGCGGCCGTCGGCGTCGGGGGCGACGCGGAGAAGCGGGCGATCGCGCTGATCGAGGCCGGCGTCGACGTGATCGTGGTGGACGTCGCGCACGGCCACTCCAAGGGCCTCGCCGACATGATCGCCAAGATCAAGTCCAACAGCCGGGTCGACGTGATCGGCGGTAACATCGCCACCCGCGCGGGCGCCCAGATGCTGGTCGACGCCGGGGTCGACGCGGTCAAGGTCGGTGTCGGGCCCGGCTCCATCTGCACCACCCGCGTGGTCGCCGGTGTCGGCGCCCCGCAGGTGACGGCCATCCACGAGGCCTCCCTGGCCGCCGGTCCCGCCGGGGTCCCGGTGATCGGCGACGGTGGCCTGCAGTATTCGGGCGACATCGTCAAGGCCATCGCGGCCGGGGCCGACACGGTCATGCTCGGCTCTCTCCTGGCGGGCTGCGAGGAGTCCCCGGGTGAGCTGATCTTCATCAACGGCAAGCAGTTCAAGTCGTACCGGGGCATGGGCTCGCTCGGCGCGGTCCGCAACCGCGAGCGCGGCGGCGCCTCCTTCAGCAAGGACCGCTACGCCCAGGGCGACGTCGGCAACGAGGACAAGTTCATCCCCGAGGGCATCGAGGGACAGGTCCCCTACCGCGGCCCGGTCGCCGCGGTGGCCCACCAGCTCATCGGCGGCCTGCGTCAGGGCATGTGGTACGCCGGGTGCCGTACGGTCACCGACATGCACGTGCGGTGCGAGCTGATGCCGATCACGGCGGCGGGCCTCAAGGAGAGCCACCCGCACGACATCCAGATGACGGTCGAGGCTCCCAACTACCACGGTCGCTAG
- the groL gene encoding chaperonin GroEL (60 kDa chaperone family; promotes refolding of misfolded polypeptides especially under stressful conditions; forms two stacked rings of heptamers to form a barrel-shaped 14mer; ends can be capped by GroES; misfolded proteins enter the barrel where they are refolded when GroES binds), whose amino-acid sequence MPKILSFEEDARRALERGVNALADAVKVTLGPRGRNVVIDKKFGAPTITNDGVTIAREVELDTPYENLGAQLAKEVATKTNDVAGDGTTTATVLAQAMVREGLRNVAAGAQPLSLKRGIDIAAKAVSDRLIESARPVEDKKEIANVATISAQDAKIGELIAEAFDKVGKDGVITVEESNSMGLELEFTEGLQFDKGYLSPYMVTDQERMEAILEDPYILITQGKVASVADFLPLLEKIAQTKKALLVIAEDVEGEALAVLVTNKIRGTFTSVAVKAPGFGDRRKAMLQDIAILTGGQVVSEEIGLKLEHVGLEVLGTARRVVITKDSTTVVDGAGEAAAIADRVKEIKLAIEQSDSDWDREKLQERLAKLSGGVCVLKVGAATEVELKEKKHRLEDAISATRAAIEEGIVSGGGSALIHVAKVLDDLGLTGDEATGVSIVRKSLVEPARWIAENAGLEGYVVTAKVTELPVGQGFNAATGEYGDLIAQGVIDPVKVTRSAVQNAASIAGMLLTTEALVVDKPEDEAPAAAGGHGHGHGH is encoded by the coding sequence ATGCCGAAGATCCTGTCGTTCGAGGAGGACGCGCGCCGAGCTCTCGAGCGCGGCGTGAACGCTCTCGCGGACGCGGTCAAGGTGACGCTGGGCCCGCGCGGCCGCAACGTCGTCATCGACAAGAAGTTCGGTGCGCCGACGATCACCAACGACGGCGTCACCATCGCCCGCGAGGTCGAGCTGGACACGCCGTACGAGAACCTGGGCGCCCAGCTGGCCAAGGAAGTGGCGACCAAGACCAACGACGTCGCCGGTGACGGCACCACCACCGCGACGGTCCTGGCCCAGGCCATGGTCCGCGAGGGTCTGCGCAACGTGGCCGCCGGAGCGCAGCCGCTCTCCCTCAAGCGCGGCATCGACATCGCGGCCAAGGCCGTCAGCGACCGGCTGATCGAGTCGGCCCGCCCGGTCGAGGACAAGAAGGAGATCGCGAATGTGGCGACGATCTCCGCGCAGGACGCCAAGATCGGCGAGCTGATCGCCGAGGCGTTCGACAAGGTGGGCAAGGACGGTGTCATCACCGTCGAAGAGTCCAACAGCATGGGCCTGGAGCTCGAGTTCACCGAGGGTCTCCAGTTCGACAAGGGTTACCTGTCCCCCTACATGGTGACCGACCAGGAGCGCATGGAAGCGATCCTGGAGGACCCCTACATCCTGATCACCCAGGGCAAGGTCGCCTCGGTCGCGGACTTCCTGCCGCTGCTCGAGAAGATCGCGCAGACGAAGAAGGCCCTGCTGGTCATCGCCGAGGACGTCGAGGGCGAGGCCCTCGCGGTCCTCGTCACGAACAAGATCCGTGGCACCTTCACCTCCGTCGCCGTCAAGGCGCCGGGCTTCGGCGACCGCCGCAAGGCCATGCTGCAGGACATCGCCATCCTCACCGGTGGCCAGGTCGTCAGCGAGGAGATCGGCCTCAAGCTGGAGCACGTCGGCCTGGAGGTGCTGGGCACCGCCCGGCGCGTCGTCATCACCAAGGACTCCACCACCGTCGTCGACGGTGCGGGTGAGGCCGCGGCGATCGCCGACCGCGTCAAGGAGATCAAGCTCGCCATCGAGCAGTCCGACTCCGACTGGGACCGTGAGAAGCTCCAGGAGCGTCTCGCCAAGCTCTCCGGCGGCGTCTGCGTGCTCAAGGTCGGCGCGGCCACCGAGGTGGAGCTGAAGGAGAAGAAGCACCGCCTGGAGGACGCCATCTCGGCGACGCGTGCGGCGATCGAGGAGGGCATCGTCTCCGGCGGTGGCTCCGCGCTCATCCACGTCGCCAAGGTCCTCGACGACCTGGGCCTGACCGGCGACGAGGCGACCGGTGTCTCCATCGTCCGCAAGTCTCTCGTCGAGCCGGCCCGCTGGATCGCGGAGAACGCCGGCCTCGAGGGCTACGTCGTGACGGCGAAGGTCACCGAGCTGCCCGTCGGCCAGGGCTTCAACGCCGCCACCGGCGAGTACGGCGACCTGATCGCCCAGGGCGTCATCGACCCGGTCAAGGTCACCCGCTCGGCCGTCCAGAACGCCGCCTCCATCGCCGGCATGCTGCTGACGACCGAGGCCCTCGTGGTGGACAAGCCCGAGGACGAGGCTCCGGCCGCCGCAGGTGGTCACGGCCACGGTCACGGTCACTGA
- a CDS encoding GuaB3 family IMP dehydrogenase-related protein: MTQVEIGRGKNGRRAYALDEIGIVPSRRTRDPEEVSIAWQIDAYRFELPVVVSPMDSVVSPKTAIEVGRLGGLAVLDLEGLWTRYDDPMPLLEEVAELKGEPATKRLQEIYNAPIKEELIGRRIEEIRAAGVATAVRLSPQRTVQYHKAVIDAGVDIFVIRGTTVSAEHVSGRAEPLNLKQFIYELDVPVVVGGCATYTAALHLMRTGAAGVLVGFGGGASHTTRTVLGVVVPMATAISDVAAARRDYMDESGGRYVHVIADGGMGTSGDIAKAIAVGADAVMVGSPLARAVEAPGQGFHWGSEAQHPELPRGKRVEFGTVGTLEQILHGPSSVADGSMNLMGALRRTMATAGYSDLKEFQRVEVVVAPQIS; this comes from the coding sequence ATGACTCAGGTGGAGATCGGCCGCGGCAAGAACGGCCGTCGTGCCTACGCGCTCGACGAGATCGGCATCGTTCCGTCCCGGCGCACCCGCGACCCGGAGGAGGTCTCGATCGCCTGGCAGATCGACGCCTACCGCTTCGAGCTGCCCGTCGTGGTGAGCCCGATGGACAGCGTGGTCTCGCCGAAGACGGCCATCGAGGTCGGCAGGCTCGGCGGTCTCGCCGTGCTCGACCTCGAAGGGCTGTGGACCCGGTACGACGACCCGATGCCGCTGCTGGAAGAGGTGGCCGAGCTCAAGGGCGAGCCCGCCACGAAGCGGCTGCAGGAGATCTACAACGCGCCGATCAAGGAGGAGCTGATCGGCCGCCGGATCGAGGAGATCCGCGCCGCCGGGGTGGCGACGGCCGTCCGGCTGTCCCCGCAGCGCACGGTCCAGTACCACAAGGCCGTCATCGACGCGGGCGTGGACATCTTCGTGATCCGCGGCACCACGGTCTCCGCCGAGCACGTCTCCGGCAGGGCCGAGCCGCTCAACCTCAAGCAGTTCATCTACGAGCTCGACGTCCCGGTGGTCGTCGGGGGGTGCGCCACCTACACCGCGGCGCTGCACCTGATGCGGACCGGCGCGGCCGGGGTGCTCGTCGGCTTCGGCGGCGGCGCCTCGCACACCACCCGCACGGTGCTGGGCGTGGTGGTGCCGATGGCCACCGCGATCTCCGACGTGGCCGCCGCCCGCCGCGACTACATGGACGAGTCCGGCGGCCGTTACGTCCACGTCATCGCGGACGGCGGCATGGGCACCTCCGGCGACATCGCCAAGGCGATCGCCGTGGGCGCGGACGCGGTCATGGTCGGCTCGCCGCTGGCGAGGGCCGTCGAGGCTCCCGGCCAGGGCTTCCACTGGGGGTCCGAGGCACAGCACCCCGAGCTGCCCAGGGGCAAGCGGGTCGAGTTCGGCACGGTCGGCACGCTGGAGCAGATCCTGCACGGCCCCTCCTCGGTGGCCGACGGCTCGATGAACCTGATGGGCGCGCTCCGGCGCACGATGGCCACCGCCGGATACTCCGACCTCAAGGAGTTCCAGCGGGTCGAGGTCGTCGTCGCCCCGCAGATCAGCTGA